In Arachis hypogaea cultivar Tifrunner chromosome 7, arahy.Tifrunner.gnm2.J5K5, whole genome shotgun sequence, the genomic window ATAAAATGGCTCAGAAAATCTTTTATCTTGTCCCtccttttttttaagttatttattttttgaattgcaGTATTTTTATTGGACGTTTTTGAAATGGTCTAATAGCTAATAACCAATTTTGGTTAAGCACCCAAGACCCATTATTTATGCACGAAGAAGATTTCTTAACAGGCCGGCTATATTAGCCCAAGAGATACTGGATATATAAAATCCTGGATTAATGGGCTAATTCCCAACTTTGGGTGAATAAGCTTAATTTTATAACAATCATTTTAGCCCACTAGTCTGATTAAACAAGTAATAGAAGTTTGAATCTGCCAATGAGCCTTGGCTCTAGTGGCATTTCTCCCCTCTTCCCACCTCAAGGTCTAGGGTTTAAACCCTAGAGGATGCAATTGAAgaaaaaatgtgataaatatgtgaggagtgtgtgggtgtgttgtgtacctaggattgggggttgtccaatccattGGGGTACCTAGGATTGGGGATTGTCCAATCcaccgaccaaaaaaaaaaaaaaaaaagaagtttgaatctgttttATGTATGTAACAATCTATTGACGCGAAGCATGTCAAGTTGaaagatagcataaaaataaaaagcataaTCGTATAAccatttagtaattaatttactAGTTTGTTTAAACAAATATCAAAAGATTTGAATCCTATTTTATAGAACTCTAATCTATGATAGATTAATTTTTAACTTGCTGACTAAGAAATAtgctagaaaaaaaaaagagtggatTACCTTATAACAATGTTAGCTAATATTTTTTGGACAATGTAAAAAACTAGTAATGAGTTTGTATATAGGGGGCATAATGGTGGCTTTTTTGAGTGCATTGTGACTGAGTATTAGAGATGTTGGGTTTCATAAATTTAAAGTGCAAAGACAGCTCCTAGGATTCTATGACGAaccaattaaaaaatttgaagtgcaTGGTGGTGGCTGACAAGGTTCATTAAGCTAAGATTTAGTATTACTCTAAAAAGACAAACCAAAGGGATCCACTGCTATACGACAGAAACTGTGCCAAACCCCTCTTAGTCTCTTAATTTTCAACTCCATATGAAATTAGAATCAATTAGTACATATAATATGAGTAATCAATTTGTTACACAAAAATGGCTGAACAAGAACCACTAAACTATTTTAATGGATCCGTAACCTAATGAGAATCTTAACCACTaagtatttaattatattatttgtatactaaaattaagttattatatcaattaattattgtgtataaaaatatatagttagtattttataaaatttttttaatatactattataaataaatttaattattcatctattaccgatttaattattttattattattttattgactgattatttaattaaaaaaatatgttaatcaccatatataaatatttataaatacataataattaatatttagtatatatataatattttttattaaacgtTATTTGGGCCACGTTATTATcgtatacaaattaaaatataaagaaagttgtaatataatcataaaaaatgtaATGTATcacctaaaaaatacaaaaataatatatgattCCAATgaagaactgaaatttaaaaattatttttaaggaGAATTTTGAATTATACCATCCCAATTAAACAAAAGTAGTAGATTCTTAATGGCCGGGTTATCAATTCTTGTTTGGTACGAGGGATAGATATTAAGCAACTCTAGACTTGAGAATGCTTTTGGTCAGATCATTGGTGAAATCCCAATAAAATTTAATTCATCATCCAACAATAAAAAGTCTAATATATAGGGTCCCAAAATATTTGAATGATCTTCATTTCTCTCCCACTTTTTGCATCATCATATTGTTTGCATACTTATCAAAATTCCAAGGCCTTGGGTATCTGTAGTGGGGTAAATGTGTTTTAGACTCGCTTTGTTCAACAATCTTTAAGAGAGTGCTTAAAAAAGCACACACATATATATGAATTTGGCGGTTTCTTTTTTGATAAATCATGTATTTGGATTTTCCATGAGTTACTTTTCCTTAAAGttataagagaaagaaaatttttattaaaaaaaattaaatgtaaatttattaaattttaaggcatttaatatattattggaaaaataaaaaatcatttattCTTTTAATCAATGTTTTAGAGCATTTTTTTAAGCCAAAGTTCATATATTGTATATACACATTATCAGAATTatcctaattttaaattttgatgcgatttttattttaaatattttatttgctatttttcatttttattaaattaagaatATTTATTCTCTTTTGAGATGCcaacaatatatttattatatgtcAGCATGGTACCTATTACTAATTAATCCGTCGTTATATTATTATATGTGGCCAAATTATAAAATGACATATGTTACTAATAATTTATGTCTTTAAGTCACGTCAACATGTTGTTAATGGAAATGTGCACTTTTGTGaatcttaaaaatataattaattgaaaATTCAGGCGAagtcaatttcacgtgaagttaataccTGAGAGTCGTTGgatgaaaatttaatcaaatcagtcaaatcatctaacagctctcaggtatcaacttcacgtgaagagttttcactaattaattaatacaattagAATCTCGAAGACAATTTTAGTTGAACTTAAGAATCACTTTAAAACTTaactccatatatatatatatatatagctttaaGAATCACTTTCTTTTGACGAATCAATACTACCAtaatctttttctcttctctcaatCTCTAATTTGTCACAAGCTATGAAAATGGCTCCTTCTGGAAGGACAAGAAAGacgacaagaagaagaagaagaagaagcaatttgAAGAAGAAGCATGAGTCTACAAGCTACTTGATTTCATCCAAAGATTCAGATTCAGAGGTGGTAAATAGTAGCAGCAGTGTTTGTTCAACTCCAAAAGGTGACAAGTTTCGGATACCAGAGATTTCAACATGCCCTCCTCCTCCAAAGAAGCCAAGGATTCTTACAACAAATTCTTCTTTGCGCAAATCATTATCATTCTTTGAACCTCCACAAGACCTTGATGATGTCTTTTTCTGCCTTGCACTATCAACagatctttcttttccttttgtttgctaaattattacaatatatatatagatatacatAGATAGTGATATATGTATACAAGGCCCATCATCATCATGATATTTTTGAAGTGCatgattttattagttttagacTATGTTTTTTGAGAGATCTTTAGATTTTGGAGTTGTTCATCTTAGGAACaaagttattattattcttattattatcttCACCCCCTAAATTTAGTTGGGGTGGCTCTATATCTATACAActggattttgattttgattttttttaatggtgtattcagatttttatttttattaattaagctTTAATTTATATAAAGTAATCCTAGCAATACTAGAAGATATATATGTGTTCTAACTTTTTAAATTAGGGTGAGCTAATCAGTACTACGAAAATGAAGTTGATAGTCGAGAACCATCAGATGAtttgacaaatttaattaaattgttatttaaCGATTTcgactatcaacttcatatgaaaacAATTACATTCGAATTTTTTTCATAGGTCTTTCTTGTACTCTGTTTATGTATGATTAAACGCTTCCTTTTTGTATTAATTTCCTCTTCTAATTCTCTCTTATGCACTATTATACACATATGATGATAATCACTTTGAGTTTTAAAGTTTTTAGCCAACACAGTTACTAGTTACATTGTATAAATCAAAAATATATTACAGGTTACAGCATATAGAAAAAATTGTTGTATGCCAATTTCAAATAAATAATCATATTGAATATTAATGTGTTTGAAAATTGTAGTTGGAAAGCCTAAATCCCACTACTCATAATCTACGGCGGCATTATTGTTGTTTGTCTTTGTctttgaaaatttaataataaccaagttgggttggtctagtggttagctcactagtccgcttaagcaagtgtcgggggttcgaatcccgccttgtgcatgcagcaactcattggccagcggcaaacccttaaatggagctcagtaccgcgacggattagtccttggcctgtcgggttgggggataccgtgggaaaccaaaaaaaaaaaaaaaaaatttaatttaatattaattaggtAAGTTCAATGGATCAATCAATCCCTATGATCATGCATCAAAGTTATATTAGGGTCCACCACTGATGTTAATTACAAAAACacaattgaaaaataatagtaaaataacGGCACACGGTTACCGTTAAGTCTGTTAAACAAAGTAAGCTATTTTGACTGCGCAGTGTGAACGCAGCTATTTGTTTTCTGGTGAATATTATGATATCTAAAAATAGtgtttatttattaaaagaattaaaaattaatatttaatttaaaatatataaaaataaataatttttaaaaacttaaaatttattaataaaaaataaattaaacaaaatttagaTACCAACATATAAATATTATAGAATTAATTTTGTTTACTAAACATATtacatttaattaaattaattaaagtgTGTCAGAACATGTGCCAGTTTGTGTCTGTGAGCTCAGATCCCACATAATTTTCTGTAAGAATCCAATGAAATGGGCCCTCGTGCGGGTCTGTCCATTAATATGTCCTTAGTTAAGGGAATCTTAAGAAATCTtccaacatttttttttatagtattttctaGTTCGAAGGATTAAGCGaatctaaattttattaaaaaatttactaTTGGTTTTGATCAAGTGCGTGATAACTTTTCTAGAATCCGAGGTTGCCCAACTTCTTGTTAATTTCATAATAAAATAGTCGAGCCAAATGTATGCATTCACTTCCTTTAAAATCCTATAATAGGTTGTAGAAAATTCATCAATATtacaaattctaaaattttaagttagaGTATTTGCTCCTcttgtaaattaaaatttattattttactagtTTGTTGGATATTATTtccatgagaaaaataaaagtactttttctaaaaatttaaaaaaaaaaagaagcaaattaGTGAAAAGATAATCAAACCAATTTTAAATGTACaataattagaatttgaaaaatgactaaaaataaatCAGACCATCTAATTTAAGAAAGATACAAAATTGACCTACCgaattggattttttattttttaaaatctcaaaattAATCCACCAATTTTcaacctttaaaaaaaaaaaaaaaactaactcaAATCAGAGGCTCCAATTTACAAccttctaaatttaaatttgtcaCTCTATAAATCGGAACCTTAGTTTTTTATACCTCCCAAAAACCTGATCTCCAATCTTATTTAAGAACACACCCATCATCCATATCTATGCATATCACCTTCTCTAAaagcataacaaaaaaaaaaaaaatgagcctACAATCATATTCTCAAGAAAGAGggagaaaaaaaattggaaatgcaacttgttttgtaggaatcCAATGTTTGAACCCTCAGTTGATTACATGTGAAATAATATCCTacatacttttaatttttaatctaaataaaaaacaaatgatACCAATACAACTAAATCAAGAAGAAAGCTTTCTTTATTTAATGTGTATGGTCTGCTAACCGATGATAAtgccttgttttttttttctccttttaatCCTTCCTTTCCTGTTTGTTTTCCACTACTTGAAcaccaaaaatataatattagaaaattTTATAACAGAAATGTTAATTCTCTATTTACCCCACATGACACTGTCTGGGTTGAATATATTTGATCCGAATATCTGAATTTCCATAAAAAGAAAATGGATAGGAATATGATATGTCACCAATTGCTTGAGAAACAAGCCATAACTTTTCAGTTCCACTCCAGCTACTAATTCCTTCAAAATATCCTTTTTTCTACATCAATTTGTATGTACAAGAAAGTTAAATACATGCATTGAGTTAAATGGTTCTGAATTAAATGAGAGTGGCTATAATTAACTTAAAACTAATAGGTTAATAACGCTTATGAACACCAAATATACAAGATAAAAAACATTTTGGAACAGAGTTTGTACATGCATCTTTTAAGCCTTTTGCATTCAACCATTTAGGCAGCCGAAAGAGATCTGATAGCTGCGGATGCCAGATCTTGTAAAACCTTAACTTTTAGTTGTCCCCTCCTGGGAGGAAGGCACGGCGGAGTAAGTTGCGGGGGAGGGAGCAAAGGTGGAGAAATATCCAgtgttgtgttttcctttaatggGGTGGAAATATCATTTGCAAATTGTCTTGGCATGTCAATGTCTTTAGGATTATTAAGAGCAATATCATTTGAAAGTTGTATTGGCATGTCAATGTTGTAAGGAATATTAAGAGCAATatcatctttaaattttattggCATGTCAATGAGGTAAAGATTCTTAAGAGCTTCCAAATTTTGAATAGCATCCGCCCCTTCTATTATTTGAGGGCATGAGCCCAGCCGCAAAACTTCAAGCTTAGGCAGTGCCCCTTTATCTATCTTTAAAGTCCTCAGAGTATTCATCCTCTGCAAGGTTAACTCCTTTAATTTCTCAAACCAACCGCATTTAAAATGTACCTTTGAGTTCCAGCAATAGTGATCAAGATGGAGTTCCAGCAATTCCGGAAGGCCTTCGAGTTTAGGCAATGGATCTTCAGCTAGCCTTGACCCAATCAAGCTTAACTTAATAAGATGCTTAAGCTTGGGAATCCATTCTGGCAATCTCTGTAGAGTCCCATTCAGGTAAAGACGTTGCAGGTTAGCAGGAGGATCAACTAATGCTTGCAGTGCAAGAAATCCGCAGTTTTTGGCTGCCTTGATGGATAGAGAGCAAAGATTGGGCATGTTCTTTATGGCATTACAAACACCATTTCCGTTTACTTCACTTATCCCAACAATGCCCAACTTCTTCATGTTGATCATATTCTCCATTTCTTGAATAATATCATCCCCATTAGCTGTACTCGTATCCACCATCGCAAGACTCTGCAAATCTGTTAAACCCCCAATCCCTCCATTCAACCTGACGCCTAATAAATGCTGCCGATGTTCTTTGGAAGCAAAGGAGTAAGATAAAAAATGTCGCAGCTTAACAAGCTTGTTGATTTCCATAGGTAGCTCGCGTACCTGCGTATCTCTAAGGTTTAGAGTTTGTAGCTTTTGAAGCTTGCCAATGGACTTGGGAATTGTCTTGATTTTCGTCTTCCTTAAGCTCAAATACTTCAAATTCAATAAGTTTCCTACAACTTCAGGAAGATGATCAAGTGGAAAATCTTCAAGGCCTAATGTCACCAAGAGATTGAAACCGGAAAACAAAGATTTTACCACAGATTCTGAAAGTTCTTCAATGCCACAACTAATACAGGATCGCACCCGAACAAAACTTTGATCATTTCCAATAAAAGCACTTTTGTCAATATTCTGGATAGATATACGCCTCGTCCATTCATGAAATCCGAACTGTTGCTTGCTTACCACTTGGCAAAAGTTTAACTCCTCACACTTTCTGACAATAAAGTCATGCATCAAATCATGGACCCTGCAACTTTTAACCTTGCCATTGACAAACACATTGGAGACTTTAACCAAACTTCTACGAATGAGCTCAGCTAAGTAGTCCTCTGCTGCTTCCTCAAGTGTTTGAGCGCCAAACATCTCATTTTCATTCACGAAGCCCTCTGCTACCCATAGCTGAATAAGCGTTGAACACTTGATGGAGTAGTCTTGGGGAAAAAGGCCAAAATACAATAGGCATAACCTGAGATGGTAAGGAAGATCATGATAACTTTCTAGCAAGACTAGATAGAAGCTTCTGAGATGAGGATCACTGGAGAATTTCGAGCGAAGGCTATCATATACCTTTTGCCATTCAGATATTGTTTTCTTCTTAGTTGAAAGGAGGCCTGAAATAACTACAATGGCAAGTGGCACTCCCTCGCACCTCTTAACAAATCTTTGAGACAATTCATTCAGATCTTCAGGACAACCATGATGGTCAAATTGAAATGTCTTCAAAAGAAAAAGCTTCAAAGCATCATCAGCAGGCAATGGTTTTAGCTCGTGGATATGAACCGGAGCAGAACGTCGACAAAATTCAGCTATTCCTCTGTCCCTTGTTGTGATGATGATCCTGCTTCTGATGTTGGTATCATCAGGTAAAGCATATTCCATGCATTCCCAAAAGTTTATTTCCCACACATCATCAAACACGATCATGTAGCTCTTTCCTTGCAAGTAGTCTCTTAGTTTTTGTGTCAAATTACACTTGTCCCCCTCTTTTTCCCTGTTCTCCACAAGATACTTTTTACCATCATTCTCATATAAAGTTTGTATTGTAGTCAGCAAATGTTCCTCTTTGAAGGAATGAGACACAGTGATCCAAGCATAACAATCAAAATCCTCCTTGTGTTTGTTGTAAAGATTCCTTACAATAGCTGTTTTGCCTTTACAGAGATattaataacaaaagaaaagaaattaagttAGGAAATGGTTATGATATTAGAGAATAGAGAGAATGTTTGTATTTAAATATAAACTATTCTTACATGAATACGTACCATAAGGGGAAAAGAGTATAAACCATAAAGCCACAATAAACTTTAACGAATCACTATTATGGAATTTCAGATCTTTCAATTAGTCCCTAATTGGGATTCATCTATAGTAACAACACTCCAGTAACTTAGATAAACTCTTAAGTATAAAACTACTTGTAAAGTCTTCAAAGTAATAACTGAGAAACATGAATATTACCGAGTCCTCCTTCGCCGACAACGGAGATGATGGTGCGCCTGGCTTCTCTATGTATGAGCCATTCAGTGAGCAACTTCTTGGCATAATCAACTCCCACAAGTTCATCATCTCTAATAAAATGGGCACCCATTCGAAGGTCATAGCATGTTCGTTCAGCCACATTTTGTTCTGATGATGGACTGAGCCCAAGAGCTTGCTTATCTTCATAGAGCTTCCGTATGGATGCTGTGACATTCTCAATCTCAGATGCCATCCGGTGCCGGGGTACCACAGTTGTTATCATGAAAACAAACTTGGATAGCATGCTGTGGCTTACATAACAAGATTCAGAGAAGAAACAAAACTTAGTTAAATCCAATTAACAGACAACTAGCCTATAGCTTATATAATTCCCTTTTATCAACTAAAATTTAAGTGGCTATTGTATGTGCTAGTCTATGTTATGCATGTcaactctctcttttttttatcaggTCATTAGGTGTAAATCCTCGAGTATGTATCAACCGGGAGCCAACCATCCCTAACTTCGTTAGACTTCAACCTTCAGTGGGTGATGGGAGACTGGCTACGAAAACTGCTGCATAGGTGTCACTGAGTTAATACCTTTGAAGTTACACTTGTACCTCAATTTAGTTTCCCAACTTGGTATAATGCCTGGCCCTGTTTCCGTCATAGAACCGTAGCCTGCTAAGATAGGCTAACGCCTGTCACACTTAAAGATTATTTGATGTGTCAATTGAAACTTTTTACCTCAAATTGCTCCTTAAGAAATGTTTAAAACCTTTAAGTGAAAttaaaatttggcttttaaaacctTCATACTTCATAGTGAGATAATTGAGGTAAAAAAGTTTTAATTACCACGTCCAATAGCCATTAAAAAGTCCAATGTGGTAACCATTGGTCTATTTTAGCACATTAACAGTTATGTGACAAAAACAAGTCAGAAACTAACATGAGTCATGAATGCTAAGTTTGGGAGACCAAATTGAGTAAATTGAAATTTTGGGACCACATCGGGACACAAGTGTAACCTTAGGACCAATTTGAATATAATCTGATGAAAACTGACTAACtgagagtcgttaaataatttgactgatttgactaaattttcatgtaACTCAGCTATCAACTTAGTTGCCACTCCTAAGGATTCGGTCACGACTTCTAAGCAACCCAAACAGCTACTACTGGCGCTAACTCTCTCCTTGCACAACACAAAGCTTATTTTGAGAGTAAAGTACATTAGCTTAGGGTTTTGACTTTGATTTCTAATGTATAAAGAATAATACATGAAAAGCAGAGATATAATTGGCAAGTAAAGAAGATCCTTGCCTTTGAGATGGGTGAGGTGCAAGTTTGATCATGTAAAAGTCAACGGCATCTTCGATGCGAAAGGCAGCATGCCTGAGTTGGTTGACCCACACCTTGACCGCGTGGTTGGAGGTGTCTGCAGTGTCTGCCTTGGCATCAGCATCCTTCAAGTAAGCCTGTATCAAACACAGCTCCACTTTCAGTCCTTCAACTTTCGTCCGTACAACTCCAAGCAGCGTCACTTCCTCATTCAGCAGCTGCGCCAGCTTCGTAATCAAGCTGTCCACCGCAACTGATGCCATctcaacaacaaatcaaaatggAGGAGCACTAGGGATCCATCAGAGGAGCATTTTATGATCAACCACTTTTTAGTTTTTCATGGCTATGGCTGCCATGTTTGATAGAGTGAGACCCGTGCATACTGCATAGACCCGCGTGATGCACGCATGGTATATAGAGCAATGCTAGGCCAACAATTTTGTTattgttagccatcaattag contains:
- the LOC112701770 gene encoding disease resistance protein RPM1 isoform X2, whose product is MASVAVDSLITKLAQLLNEEVTLLGVVRTKVEGLKVELCLIQAYLKDADAKADTADTSNHAVKVWVNQLRHAAFRIEDAVDFYMIKLAPHPSQSMLSKFVFMITTVVPRHRMASEIENVTASIRKLYEDKQALGLSPSSEQNVAERTCYDLRMGAHFIRDDELVGVDYAKKLLTEWLIHREARRTIISVVGEGGLGKTAIVRNLYNKHKEDFDCYAWITVSHSFKEEHLLTTIQTLYENDGKKYLVENREKEGDKCNLTQKLRDYLQGKSYMIVFDDVWEINFWECMEYALPDDTNIRSRIIITTRDRGIAEFCRRSAPVHIHELKPLPADDALKLFLLKTFQFDHHGCPEDLNELSQRFVKRCEGVPLAIVVISGLLSTKKKTISEWQKVYDSLRSKFSSDPHLRSFYLVLLESYHDLPYHLRLCLLYFGLFPQDYSIKCSTLIQLWVAEGFVNENEMFGAQTLEEAAEDYLAELIRRSLVKVSNVFVNGKVKSCRVHDLMHDFIVRKCEELNFCQVVSKQQFGFHEWTRRISIQNIDKSAFIGNDQSFVRVRSCISCGIEELSESVVKSLFSGFNLLVTLGLEDFPLDHLPEVVGNLLNLKYLSLRKTKIKTIPKSIGKLQKLQTLNLRDTQVRELPMEINKLVKLRHFLSYSFASKEHRQHLLGVRLNGGIGGLTDLQSLAMVDTSTANGDDIIQEMENMINMKKLGIVGISEVNGNGVCNAIKNMPNLCSLSIKAAKNCGFLALQALVDPPANLQRLYLNGTLQRLPEWIPKLKHLIKLSLIGSRLAEDPLPKLEGLPELLELHLDHYCWNSKVHFKCGWFEKLKELTLQRMNTLRTLKIDKGALPKLEVLRLGSCPQIIEGADAIQNLEALKNLYLIDMPIKFKDDIALNIPYNIDMPIQLSNDIALNNPKDIDMPRQFANDISTPLKENTTLDISPPLLPPPQLTPPCLPPRRGQLKVKVLQDLASAAIRSLSAA
- the LOC112701770 gene encoding disease resistance protein RPM1 isoform X1, yielding MASVAVDSLITKLAQLLNEEVTLLGVVRTKVEGLKVELCLIQAYLKDADAKADTADTSNHAVKVWVNQLRHAAFRIEDAVDFYMIKLAPHPSQSHSMLSKFVFMITTVVPRHRMASEIENVTASIRKLYEDKQALGLSPSSEQNVAERTCYDLRMGAHFIRDDELVGVDYAKKLLTEWLIHREARRTIISVVGEGGLGKTAIVRNLYNKHKEDFDCYAWITVSHSFKEEHLLTTIQTLYENDGKKYLVENREKEGDKCNLTQKLRDYLQGKSYMIVFDDVWEINFWECMEYALPDDTNIRSRIIITTRDRGIAEFCRRSAPVHIHELKPLPADDALKLFLLKTFQFDHHGCPEDLNELSQRFVKRCEGVPLAIVVISGLLSTKKKTISEWQKVYDSLRSKFSSDPHLRSFYLVLLESYHDLPYHLRLCLLYFGLFPQDYSIKCSTLIQLWVAEGFVNENEMFGAQTLEEAAEDYLAELIRRSLVKVSNVFVNGKVKSCRVHDLMHDFIVRKCEELNFCQVVSKQQFGFHEWTRRISIQNIDKSAFIGNDQSFVRVRSCISCGIEELSESVVKSLFSGFNLLVTLGLEDFPLDHLPEVVGNLLNLKYLSLRKTKIKTIPKSIGKLQKLQTLNLRDTQVRELPMEINKLVKLRHFLSYSFASKEHRQHLLGVRLNGGIGGLTDLQSLAMVDTSTANGDDIIQEMENMINMKKLGIVGISEVNGNGVCNAIKNMPNLCSLSIKAAKNCGFLALQALVDPPANLQRLYLNGTLQRLPEWIPKLKHLIKLSLIGSRLAEDPLPKLEGLPELLELHLDHYCWNSKVHFKCGWFEKLKELTLQRMNTLRTLKIDKGALPKLEVLRLGSCPQIIEGADAIQNLEALKNLYLIDMPIKFKDDIALNIPYNIDMPIQLSNDIALNNPKDIDMPRQFANDISTPLKENTTLDISPPLLPPPQLTPPCLPPRRGQLKVKVLQDLASAAIRSLSAA